Proteins encoded together in one Arvicanthis niloticus isolate mArvNil1 chromosome 7, mArvNil1.pat.X, whole genome shotgun sequence window:
- the Csn3 gene encoding kappa-casein, giving the protein MRNFIVVVNILALTLPFLAAEMQNPDSNCPEKNEVVYTEQRILYTPPVHSILNRKHYEPSYYHYRPSVPISPSVYYPFLVKLLLLSSPAQISKWQPMTNFPQPVAVPHPVPSPSFLAIPTNEDHDSAAIPTINTITPIVSTPVPTTESVMNTEANPEASTASTNIPETTTVPVTSPAI; this is encoded by the exons ATGAGGAATTTTATCGTAGTTGTGAATATTCTGGCATTAACTCTGCCCTTTTTG GCTGCAGAGATGCAAAATCCAGATTCAAAT TGTCCTGAGAAGAATGAAGTAGTGTACACTGAGCAAAGAATCCTGTACACACCACCAGTCCACTCCATCCTGAACCGAAAGCATTATGAACCCAGTTACTACCATTATAGGCCATCTGTACCTATTAGCCCATCTGTGTATTACCCATTTCTTGTGAAACTACTTTTGCTTAGCTCTCCAGCTCAAATCTCCAAATGGCAACCAATGACAAATTTCCCCCAGCCTGTCGCAGTACCTCATCCTGTTCCAAGCCCATCCTTTCTTGCCATTCCTACAAATGAAGATCATGATAGCGCCGCCATTCCAACTATCAATACCATTACTCCTATTGTGTCCACACCAGTTCCTACCACAGAGTCAGTGATGAATACTGAGGCCAATCCTGAAGCTTCCACAGCATCTACCAATATCCCTGAGACTACCACAGTCCCAGTGACCTCACCTGCAATATAA